In Fundulus heteroclitus isolate FHET01 chromosome 16, MU-UCD_Fhet_4.1, whole genome shotgun sequence, a single genomic region encodes these proteins:
- the LOC105917967 gene encoding GTPase IMAP family member 7: MSSAEAETRTEDLELRVLLVGSAAADKTLVMDRIQKCSESESSEASAKRLKPQAPKVRLEGRDLVLFDTPGLCSSAMTDDDVIKEIKTCVSRSARHVFLFVLQIDRFTAAKRRMVETVKSSFGEEVTKSMVLVFQGSVPEHERRPIEEAIAEVKALREFDEQCGQRHVVFYTGEEDAPEVRKLKLHIDGIVKESEGKCYTHEMMLLAESAEQTTTDLL; encoded by the exons ATGAGCTCTGCTGAGGCTGAAACACGCA CAGAGGACCTGGAGCTGAGGGTCCTGCTTGTCGGGAGCGCTGCTGCCGACAAGACTTTGGTCATGGACAGAATCCAGAAGTGCTCAGAGTCGGAGTCCAGTGAGGCCAGCGCCAAGCGTCTGAAACCTCAGGCTCCCAAAGTGAGGCTTGAAGGACgggacctggttctgtttgacACCCCGGGCCTCTGCAGCTCAGCAATGACGGACGACGATGTAATAAAAGAGATAAAGACGTGCGTCTCCAGGTCTGCTCGCCACGTCTTCCTGTTCGTCCTGCAGATCGACAGATTCACCGCAGCAAAGAGAAGAATGGTGGAGACGGTGAAATCCAGCTTTGGGGAGGAGGTCACCAAATCCATGGTTCTGGTTTTCCAAGGAAGCGTCCCCGAGCATGAAAGGAGGCCCATAGAGGAGGCCATTGCTGAGGTCAAAGCCCTCAGGGAGTTTGATGAGCAGTGCGGCCAGAGGCACGTGGTTTTCTACACGGGAGAAGAAGACGCGCCTGAAGTCAGGAAGCTCAAGCTGCACATCGACGGCATCGTTAAGGAGAGCGAGGGAAAGTGTTACACCCATGAGATGATGCTTCTGGCTGAGAGC